In Methanofollis aquaemaris, the genomic window ACACACTTGTCAGGATGGTTGCATCGGATCCCGACACCGCCGATAAGACACCAGATCAGGGCCTCGAACCCACGACACTGGAAAAAGAGAGTAGAGCACTCCTGGAAAAGTTCACCCTCGAATTCGGGGAGAAACTCCCACCAGGATATCTGGGAATGGCAGGTGTCACCCCTCCGGAAGATGCAAAAGTGGGTGCATACATCTTCAGAGTGCTCCCGACCGGCGAGACCATACAATACACCGGACTCTGCGGCATAGGGTGCCGGGACTATTCTGACGTTCTTGAGCGCGCAAACGAGTGGAAAGAGACCGAGTTGATCGCGAGAACAAATGAGGTGAGGGAGACGAAGTCAGGTCCCAGTCCTATCTCTACGACAATCCTGGACTGCAGTTATGACAGTCAGGAATACGGAGAAGATTATGGGTATGCGAAAATTAAGAGCACGTACTACTGGGATAATGTAGAGACTGACCGTCACCATGATTACTTCTATGTGAAAAGCCAGGTCCAGACTGATCCCGGTGTGCATTGTTTCCAGGGGAGCGGTTTTCGCAATCATATCTTTGAAGTCTCACACAACTGGATGCATAACGGATATCCTGGATGCGAACACCTGCCCTATGTCGATCTCAGCGAATATTCCCCTGGCCAGACACCGGGATATACGTCGGTGACGGCGTCTTTGAGTTCGAGCACAGGAGGGATTGGAACTTCTATGAGTTGGACCACTGAAATCCCTGATTATCGGGTTGACGATGACAGTCATCCTGCAAATCAAGTAGCAAAGTGGGATGAGGTTTTCAATTATGACGCAGCCTGTTCACAGACGAACTTTGTCTTCCGTCCCGGTTCTACCGCGACGTGTGGACAATCAACCGCTCGTGACGGGCGTATTTACTCCATCTGTCGTGTTGAGATGGACTGCCACAGGGGATGGTTCTATGACGGATTGCTCCTGGACAAAATGGGGCCCAGGAATGCCCGGCCCCTGGTGTACAATCTCTATGCCCACTGGGAGAATGGCTGGACGACTTAATCTTTTTTTTACGAGAAATTTGAATGAATGTAAAATATTATTCTTGGTTCCTCGTTCACCTCCCCTCCGTGATCTCAATTCCAGAGGCATCCACCGGAGTGGTGGTGTCGAGTGTCCCATTTCATACTAAAGCACCGGTTCTCATGGGGACGTGAGCATTGAAACAGAAAGGATCTGAGATCAGCATCCTGATCATACTGTTGCTGATCGGGGTGGTGGGCATCCCGGGCGTCACGGTGCCGGGGTTGGCTGATCGTGATTCTCCTCCTGGAGAGACAGCGCCTGCTACAACGCCTCCCTCTTCACCTTTGATGACGAGATACAACTCTGAAGAATTTACTGTCATAAATATTGCCGACGGCGCGTTAGAGACCGGACTGGATCCTGCGACGCTTGAAAAGGAGAGCAGAGCACTCCTGGAGATCTTCACAGAGAGATTCGGGGAGAGCGTTGCGCCCAGGTACCTGGGTCTTGCGGGAGTCACGCTGCCTGAGGACACAAAGATTGGGGCGTATCTCTTCAGGGTGCTCCCGACCGGCGAGACCTTACAGTACATCGGGCTCTGCGGGAGAGGATGTCAGGACTATTCAGGAGTTATCGCACGTGCAGAAGAGTGGAAAGAGACTCTCTTGATCCCGCGGACGGACGGCACCCTGACGATGGGATCCAATCCACAGCCCATCGCCACTGTCACCATGGATTGTGAGTATATCGGCAGGGAATATGGGGGAGACTACGGGTATGCCGGGATCACGAGCATTCTCTCCTGGGACTGCGAGGAAAATGACCGGGTCAACGACTATTTTTTCGTCAGGACAATGGTCGTTGTCGATGCCGGCATGAATCGTGTTGAGGGGAGTGTTTTCCATAACAATATCTTTGAGATCTCGCACGACTGGATGCATCATGACTCTCCCGGATTTGAACCCCTGCCCTATGTCTGTCTCAGTGATTACTCTCCTGGACAGAATCCGGGGCCTGCTGAGGTGGAGATCTCTCTTATGCCACGGGCAATTGGAAGTCCGGGAACACCGTTGAGTTGGTGGACCTGTGCCATCCCTGATGGAGAAGTGAGGGACGACAGCCACCCTGCAGACGAACTGGCAAAGTGGGATCTGACCTTTGATTATGGTGCCGGGGACTCACAAGCCGACTTCACTTTTGATCCGGGTTCTGCCGCGACATGCAGTCAGTCTCCGGCCCGTGACGGAGGGACGTACTCGGTCTGCCGCGTCGAGATGGACTGTCATCGAGGCTGGTTCTACGACGGTTTTTTCTTCTTCGACGAGACCGGGCCTGAGAATGCCGGTCCGCTGGGGTATACTTTCTTTAGTTGGTGGGAGGAAGGACTGGAGGATCTGAGGGATTAGATTCAGGTCTCCTGTTTTTCGGGCTCTGTAGAATTGAGCATTTGGCGAAAACACACCTCAAGCATGCCGGATAAAAAAATTTTTCATAGTGATTCGGCATGAACCCCTTGGCTCAAGCATACGCGGTTGAATATTGTTCTGAGTAGCGTTTCGAGGTGTGGAGGGATCCCCCTTACGCCGGGACACCAGAGAGGATCTCGTTCAATCGCCGCCCCTCGGTTCCCTTCAACGTGGGAGGTTCCGGGAGTTTCCCCTGCGGTGAGAGATAGAACAAGGTAAAATTTCTTATTCTTCTGGTGGGACGGCCCGTCTGATCGACGTGCCATCCTCCATGCTCGCACCGGGGGCGCTACCCCCGGACCCCCGGGATGAAGATAGGGGTGGGAAGGCAGAGGTGAGATCATGAAGAGGATGGTATCGTTCCCTATGTTCTCTTCACGCGAGGATAGAGAGATCTCTCGTTCAAGTGTATCGTTTGGGGGACCTTTTGTTCTTTCTTCTGGAGTGACCATGAGGGGCTGCTCACACCCTTGCCCCTCCGTGATGGATCGCCAGAGGACGGGAACCCCCTCTGAACGATTCCCCGCCCGCCTTCCCACCCTATCGCAATCACGGGGGTCCTGGGGCAGAGCCCCCGGCGCTTATGGTGTGGGAAGGCACGTCGATCAGAAGGGTCGCCCCGCCAGAAGAACGAGAAATGTTACCCTGCTCTCTCTCGCCGGGGGGAGAACCCCCCGGACCCCTCCACGACGATGATGGCCGAGAGGCGGCGAAGTGCTCGGTTCCCGTCACCCTCAAGGACGGGAGAAGAGGAATTGAGGGTTTCAACAGAGCCTCAAAATCGTTTTTTCAGTTCTTCAAATTTGATTGTCGCCTCTTCACGCCGCTCCACCGCCACAGCCAGATCGTGAAGATCCTCCTGCAAATGCTCGTATTCATGGAAGGGAAGGATGACTACAACTCCATGCAAGAGGGGAGGGATCTGCATCAGAGAGGCATGGCTGGAGAGCCACGGCTCACGGTGAAGAGCCAAAAAAAAAGTTCAGTCCTCGCCGATGAACTCGCGAACCATCGCGCGAAGATCCTTTTCGGCCTCGACGAGCACTTCCTTTTTCCCGCGGAAGGCGAGGAGGTAACGGGTGTCCCCTTCCATATTGGCGAAATTGAGTTGTTCTGCCCGGTCGACCAGGTCGACGTCGTACTTTTCGATGATTGCCCTGATCGCCGACCTGGGAACGCCCGGGGGGATCAGGAGGTCAAAGAGTTCTTCTTCCTCTGCCATTTCGTTCAGCCTCATTTTCCGATCTTGATCCGCTCGGCCATGATGCACCGTCCGCCGCGGACGCCGCCGAGCGGGTTCTTCGGTTTGCCGAGAGAGTTCATGCACCGTCCCATCAGGGCGGCGCCCCTCGCAAGTCCGTCGTCCACAAAGACCAGGTGGTCCTGTGGGTCTTTGTACAATCCGCGCTCCGCGATCCCGTCCAGGATGTACTGCGGTTTCTTCCCTGAAATCGCCGCCCGGCCGGTGAAGCCGATGGACGAGTTCTCGGGGACCATCTCGTGTTCGACGGCGACGTCGATGAGCCGGAGGGCCATCTCAGAGCAGACGTGGTCGATCACATCGGTGAGCAGACCTTTACCGTACTTCTCATAGATCTCTGCGCCGATGGTATTGAGTGCTCCGGTCTCGCTCCCGTTCTCCCCGACGTCGCAGCCGATGAGAACCACCCCTGAATCATGGGCGATCCTGGAGTTGACCGGCACCCGGCCGAAGCGTTCGCGGTCGGGCGGGACGCGCCTGATGTCGATGTGCCGGTGGACCTGCCCGACATAGTCCTCGACGATCCCGGCGCTCCGCCCGATCCTGGAGACGCCTTCGAGGGCGCTCTTGTCCCCGAACATGTCCAGCGCCGTTCCGGTCCGTCCCTCGACCTGGCCGGTGCCCCTGACGATGGAGTCGGGGATGGAACCTGCAAGCCCGCAGAAGTTCCCGATGGTCTTTGCGAAGGGGTCGGAACTGCCCGGTGCGACGTCGGAGGTGATCCGCCCGTCGAGCGTGGTCCCGAAGTCGATGGAGATGCAGGGGTTGCGGAAGTCGACCGGGGTGTTCTTCGCCCCCTCCTTGATCCCGGCCATCGCGAGTTCGCCCTCCATCTCGTTGGCGACCATCTCGACGCCAGAACTTCCGACCGGCGGGACGACGCCGGCGACTGCCCCGACAAAGACGACCTTGTCGGCGAAACTGTGCTGCTGGAGCTTTTTCGGGAGGTTCTCCTTGGACATGGGGGGCGTCATCTTCCTGGGCGGGACACCGGCCGCGAGGCACCCGTTGGCCAGGGCGATCACGAACTCGCCGACCTGGTCGGGGGAGTCCATCGCCGCCACCACGCCGGTGCTCCTCACCACAAAGTCGAGGTCGTCGGCGATCGAGAGTCCGGCCTCTTTGTGACACTCGATAAGGGTGTCGCGGACCAGGTCGGTGACCGACTCTCTCGTGATCTCGGTCCCGTCCAGGGTCGCCCCGAAGACCTCTTCGCCGGGTTTGGGTGGTCGGACGTCCCGGCTCATCTTTACGGTCTTGTTGATGGCATAGGCGTGGCCGGTCTCCAGGTTGGTGCCGGTGAGGATGCACTTGGTGGTGGTGTTGCCCATCTCCACTGAGGCGACGATGAAGTAAGGCTTGACCTTGTATTCAGGCATGGTCATCCCGGCACCGTGGGCGACCGAGGGGGGCGGTACGCTCTCCACGATATATGGCTTCGGTTTAAAGAAGCGGTCAAAAAAATGGGGGCACATATACCATTCTCTCCTTCTGTAGACTTTATATTTTTCTATCCTGACCAAATGGGTTCTTCTTCGCCGGCGCCAGCGCGGTGCAGATTCGAGCGATCCCCTGGAGGCAGAGATACCCGGTCCCGGTGAGGTGGTATTCGCCCCGGTTCCGGCGTTGCACGATGAGCCCCGCCTCTTCGAGCCGCGAGAGGTGGAAGAGGAGGTTGCCGCCGCGCAGGCCGGTAAGCCTGGAGAGGTCGGAGAAGGAGAGCGAACCGTCGGCGAGGG contains:
- a CDS encoding methanogenesis marker 14 protein, whose translation is MCPHFFDRFFKPKPYIVESVPPPSVAHGAGMTMPEYKVKPYFIVASVEMGNTTTKCILTGTNLETGHAYAINKTVKMSRDVRPPKPGEEVFGATLDGTEITRESVTDLVRDTLIECHKEAGLSIADDLDFVVRSTGVVAAMDSPDQVGEFVIALANGCLAAGVPPRKMTPPMSKENLPKKLQQHSFADKVVFVGAVAGVVPPVGSSGVEMVANEMEGELAMAGIKEGAKNTPVDFRNPCISIDFGTTLDGRITSDVAPGSSDPFAKTIGNFCGLAGSIPDSIVRGTGQVEGRTGTALDMFGDKSALEGVSRIGRSAGIVEDYVGQVHRHIDIRRVPPDRERFGRVPVNSRIAHDSGVVLIGCDVGENGSETGALNTIGAEIYEKYGKGLLTDVIDHVCSEMALRLIDVAVEHEMVPENSSIGFTGRAAISGKKPQYILDGIAERGLYKDPQDHLVFVDDGLARGAALMGRCMNSLGKPKNPLGGVRGGRCIMAERIKIGK